The sequence GCGGGCCGGTACTAGCGCGCACCTGCCAAGAGGTCGTTGATATACGAATAGATCTGTGTCAAGGATCCTCGTTGGAACATGAAGCTCTACAACACCCCCAACGGACTGGTACTGGAACGGGACGGCGCTTTTGACTCCTTGGGCTCCCTGTCGCTCGACCGCCTGCTCACCAGCGAGGCTGCACTCGATCTGATCGAGGCGAGCCGATCGGGAGCGACCGCGCAGCCGACGCAGCTGCTGGCTCCCGTCGGAAGTCAGGAGGTGTGGGCGGCGGGCGTGACCTACTACCGCAGCCGCACTGCACGCATGCAGGAATCGGCGAACAGCGGCGGCGCCGATTTCTATGACAACGTCTACAGCGCAGAACGTCCCGAGCTGTTCTTCAAGGCCAATCCGCATCACGTGGTAGGGCCGGGGGCCGCCGTGCGCATCCGCAAAGACTCGAAGTGGAACGTGCCGGAGCCCGAGCTCACCCTATGCGTCTCGAAAGCGGGCACTATCCTGGGCTACACGGTCGGCAACGACGTCAGCTCGCGGGATCTTGAAGGCGAAAACCCGCTCTACCTGCCGCAAGCCAAGACCTACGATCAGGCCTGTGCGCTAGGTCCCTGCATTCTTCTGGGCGAGCAGAGCGTGGGGCCCGACACCCAAATCAGCATCCGTATCGTGCGAGCGGGAACGATCGTGTTCGAGGGCAAGACCGCGCTCGAGCAGATGAAGCGTGCTCCAAGGGAGCTGGTCGCGTTCCTGACCAGGGAGAACAGCTTCCCCTACGGCGCTTTTCTGATGACCGGAACCGGTATCGTCCCCAGCAACGATTTCTCGCTCGCTTCGGGTGACGAGGTCTCCATCACCATCGACGCGATCGGGACCCTGACCAACCCGGTGGCCTAGTACCGCTTGCCAGGGCGCGGCAGCGCTTCGCGATGTTGGCCGTGGATGGATAAACGTGCACGCGAGGTACTAAGGGCCCGCGGCCCTAAGGCTCCGGTGTCGAGATTTTCTGGTGGAAGCAAGGTCGGGTCTGATCTAAAGAAGAGAGCTTCCGGAACGGGGAACGCTGGCTCGATGCAGCATGGCCTCGCCGTTCGGGAGGCGCGGCCAGCTCTGCTCGCGTACGGCAAACGACGCCCGCAGGCTGAAAAAACGCCCGCAGGCTGAAAAAACGCCCGCAAGGCTGAAAAAACGGGAGTATCGTGATGAAGATCCGTCCGACATTTGTCCTGGGTTTGCATAGTCTGGCCGGCCTGGTCGCCGCCCTGACCAGCTGCACCGCACCAACGACGCCCGAACAGTCGAT comes from Pseudomonadota bacterium and encodes:
- a CDS encoding fumarylacetoacetate hydrolase family protein, which codes for MKLYNTPNGLVLERDGAFDSLGSLSLDRLLTSEAALDLIEASRSGATAQPTQLLAPVGSQEVWAAGVTYYRSRTARMQESANSGGADFYDNVYSAERPELFFKANPHHVVGPGAAVRIRKDSKWNVPEPELTLCVSKAGTILGYTVGNDVSSRDLEGENPLYLPQAKTYDQACALGPCILLGEQSVGPDTQISIRIVRAGTIVFEGKTALEQMKRAPRELVAFLTRENSFPYGAFLMTGTGIVPSNDFSLASGDEVSITIDAIGTLTNPVA